In the genome of Montipora foliosa isolate CH-2021 chromosome 3, ASM3666993v2, whole genome shotgun sequence, one region contains:
- the LOC137994944 gene encoding uncharacterized protein KIAA1958-like, producing the protein MKKEELNDCLKVFYAAVKQKDGKDFKVSSLRTIRAAIERYLKQPPINKPWSIVGDPAFETANKVLNAICRKNAQEGKASPIVHKQPITKEQVEQLFRTGQLGECHTQDPAQLLRTTWFYITLYFGKRGRENQRKLTKEMLSLQSTPQGRQYYELRNLLGSKNHQGGLHDSNDESDGKMFAVPNSLRCPVKTVQNYLNHLNPELEILFQRPREASSKFQAQKDQVWFCNSPIGESTLGNMMKTMSLAASIIPHLTNHCVRATSVTVLSDHNVEARHIKVVTGHKSTTSIKSYNARASLQQKENMSNILSRFVAGDSHLAIEHQPSSSKENSALPTPGTSSAITSPQQIENNQDVRIQAPQAFHFHGCNVSIVNNNYMR; encoded by the coding sequence ATGAAGAAAGAAGAACTAAATGACTGCCTGAAAGTTTTTTATGCCGCAGTGAAGCAGAAAGACGGAAAAGATTTCAAAGTTTCGTCTCTCCGTACAATTCGAGCAGCAATAGAGAGATACCTTAAACAACCACCAATAAACAAGCCGTGGTCCATTGTCGGAGACCCTGCATTTGAAACTGCAAACAAGGTCCTCAATGCCATTTGTAGGAAGAACGCACAAGAGGGAAAAGCTAGCCCAATAGTCCACAAACAGCCTATTACAAAAGAGCAAGTAGAGCAGCTTTTCCGAACCGGCCAACTTGGCGAATGTCACACACAAGATCCCGCACAGTTGTTGCGCACTACCTGGTTCTACATCACCCTGTATTTTGGTAAAAGAGGCCGTGAGAATCAAAGAAAGCTTACAAAAGAAATGCTGTCACTCCAGTCAACCCCCCAAGGTCGCCAATACTATGAGCTTAGAAATTTGCTGGGAAGTAAAAACCACCAAGGCGGCCTGCATGATAGCAACGATGAATCAGACGGGAAAATGTTTGCAGTTCCGAATTCGCTAAGATGCCCGGTAAAAACAGTGCAAAATTACTTAAATCACCTGAATCCTGAATTAGAAATTCTTTTCCAACGTCCAAGAGAGGCGTCTTCTAAGTTCCAGGCTCAAAAAGACCAGGTTTGGTTCTGTAATTCGCCGATTGGCGAGTCTACTCTTGGAAATATGATGAAAACAATGTCACTCGCAGCCTCAATTATTCCCCACTTGACCAACCACTGCGTTCGGGCGACGTCGGTTACAGTTCTATCTGACCACAATGTTGAAGCGAGACATATCAAGGTAGTAACTGGACATAAATCAACCACTTCAATCAAGTCTTACAATGCCAGGGCTTCACTTCAGCAAAAGGAAAACATGTCCAACATTCTTAGCCGTTTCGTTGCTGGCGATTCTCACCTGGCCATTGAGCACCAGCCATCCAGCTCAAAAGAAAACTCAGCTCTGCCTACTCCTGGCACAAGTTCTGCCATTACTTCACCTCAACAGATCGAGAATAATCAGGATGTAAGAATTCAAGCTCCCCAGGCTTTCCACTTCCATGGATGCAACGTCTCTATCGTCAATAACAACTACATGCGTTga